The Candidatus Effluviviaceae Genus V sp. genome segment CATGCCGCTTGCCGAGCTTGTCATGTACGAGGGAAGCGGCAGCCCATCAGCATGCGGCTGCCGCTTCACCTCGATCGTGATCGGTTCGTTCTTCATCTCGTCTCGCGAAAGGACGCAGCAGCTACCGCTTGTCTCGACCACGCGACCTGCCGCCTCGTCCGCCCCTCCTGTCCGACGAGCGTCCGCCGCGGGAACCTCCCCCGCGCGACCCGCCACCGGAACTTGATCCGCCACCGGAGTCTGACCCTCCGCCCTTCGGCTTCGGCAGCAGCGCCCGGCGGCTCAGACGGATCTTCCCGTTGTCCTCGACACCGATGACCTTGACCTTGACGTTCTCCCCCATCTTGAGGACGTCCTCAACGGAGCCGACGCGACCGTGCTCAAGCTCGGAGATGTGACACAGACCGTCGCGGCCCGGGAGGATCTCGATGAAGGCGCCGAAGTCGGTGATGCTCCGGACGACGCCCTCGTACTCCTCTCCGACCTCCGGCTCTTTGATCATGAGCTCGATCGTCTGCCGCGCCTCCTCGACGCCGGCGGGGTCCGTGCCGGAGACCTTGACGATGCCCTCGTCGTCGATGTCGATCGACGTGTTGGTCTCCTCCTGGAGTCCGCGGATCACGCGGCCGCCGGGGCCGATGATCGCGCCGATCTTGCTCTGCGGCACGCGAAGCATCACGATCCTCGGCGCGAACTGCGAGAGCTCGGGCCGCGGCGTCGCCAGCGCCTCGTCCATCTTGGCCAGGATGTGCATCCGGGCCGTCTTGGCCTTCTCAAGGGCCTCGCTGAGGAGCTTCGTCGGGATGGCTCCGATCTTGGAGTCCAGCTGGAAGCCCGTGATGCCGTTCTTCGTACCGGCGACCTTGAAGTCCATGTCACCGAGATGGTCCTCGACACCGAGAATGTCGGTCAGAATGGCGTACCGGTCGCCCTCCTTGATGAGCCCCATCGCGACGCCGGCGACGGCGGCCTTCACGGGAACACCCGCGTCCATGAGCGCCAGCGAGCCGGAACAGACGGTCGCCATGCTCGAGGAACCGTTCGACTCCAGCACGTCGGCGACGATGCGGACCGTGTACGGGAAGACGTCCTCCGTCGGGATGACCGGCTCGATGGAGCGCTCGGCCAGCATGCCGTGCCCGATCTCACGCCTGCCCGGGCCGCGGATCGGCCGCACCTCGCCCACCGAGAACGGCGGGAAGTTGTAGTGCAGCATGTAGCTCTTCCAGGACTCGCCCTCGAGCGCGTCGATCTTCTGCTCGTCGCTCGAGGAGCCGAGCGTGAGCGCGGCCAGCACCTGCGTCTCTCCGCGCGTGAAGAGCGATGAGCCGTGGACGCGCGGGAGGATACCCGCCTCGGCCGAGACCGGCCGCACCTCGTCCAGCGAGCGGCCGTCCGTCCGGACGCCGCGGTCGAGGACGGACGCGCGCATCAGACGCTTCTCGATGTCCTTGATGATGCCGGACACGAGCTTCTCCGACTCGGGGAACTCCCCGGCCAGCGCCTCCTGAGCTTCCGTCTTGACGGCGGAGATTGCGTCTCCGCGCTCCTGCTTGTCGTGGATCCTGAGCGCCTCCTCGATCCGCGACGCGCACATCGACTCGACGCGGTCCTTGAGACCCTCGGGCATCGCGGGCTCGGGCACTTCGAAGCGCTCAACGGTGAAGTGGCTCAGCAGCTCGTTCTGGAGCTTGAGCGACTTCCTGATCTCCTCGTGGCCGAGTTCGAGCGCCTGCTGCATCCTCTCCTCGCTGACCTCGTTCGCGCCTCCCTCGACCATCACGATGGCCTCGTCTGTGCCGGCGATCACGAGGTTGAGAACGCTCTCCTCGAGCTGTTCGAAGGTCGGGTTGACGACGAGCTCGTCGCCGACGAGCCCGATGCGAACGGCGCTGACCGGTCCGTCGTTCGGGACCGGCGAGAGCGCGAGCGCCGTGCTGGCGCCGATGATGCTGATCGTATCGGAGTCGTTCTCACCGTCGGCCGACAGTACGATGACCTGGACCTGGACCTCGTTCCGCATGTGCGACGGAAGGAGCGACCTGATCGGCCGGTCGATCTGCCGCGCCGAGAGGATCTCCTTGGTCTGCGGACGACCTTCGCGCTTGAAGAAGCCGCCGGGGATCTTCCCCGCCGCGTAGAACTTCTCGCGGTAGTCGACGAAGAGCGGCAGCCAGCCGCGGTCGACCGGTTCGTCCGTGTGCGTGACCGCGGCCAGGATCATCGTGTCTCCGTATCGAACGAGCGCGGAGCCCGATGCCTGCTTCGCCACGCGGCCTGTCTCTATCGTGAGGGGCCGTCCGGCCCACTCCATTTGTACCCTCTGCATCTACTTCCTCCACTGACGTGAGTTGCACTCCTCGGGCTTCCTGAACAAAGGCCCTCCCGAACGCTCGCGGGAGGGCCAGCAGTCGGAGTGCGCACAATGGGGCTCTCTCGAGTCCTCGCCTACCTGCGCAGCCCGAGTTCCTTGATGATCTGTCTGTAGCTGTCGGTCTTGTGGGTCTTGAGGTAGTTCAGGAGGCGACGCCTCTTGCCTACCATCTTCAGGAGACCGAGTCGCGAGTGGTTGTCCTTCTTGTGCTTCTCGAAGTGCTTCGACAGGGTCTCGATGCGTTCAGTCAGGAGCGCGACCTGCACCTCGGCGGAACCGGTGTCACCGGCGTGCGTCTCGAAGCGCTTCACGATCTCCTGCTTCTTCTCCTTGCTGAGCGACACGTGCGTCTTCCTCCATGG includes the following:
- the rpsO gene encoding 30S ribosomal protein S15; amino-acid sequence: MSLSKEKKQEIVKRFETHAGDTGSAEVQVALLTERIETLSKHFEKHKKDNHSRLGLLKMVGKRRRLLNYLKTHKTDSYRQIIKELGLRR
- a CDS encoding polyribonucleotide nucleotidyltransferase, whose translation is MQRVQMEWAGRPLTIETGRVAKQASGSALVRYGDTMILAAVTHTDEPVDRGWLPLFVDYREKFYAAGKIPGGFFKREGRPQTKEILSARQIDRPIRSLLPSHMRNEVQVQVIVLSADGENDSDTISIIGASTALALSPVPNDGPVSAVRIGLVGDELVVNPTFEQLEESVLNLVIAGTDEAIVMVEGGANEVSEERMQQALELGHEEIRKSLKLQNELLSHFTVERFEVPEPAMPEGLKDRVESMCASRIEEALRIHDKQERGDAISAVKTEAQEALAGEFPESEKLVSGIIKDIEKRLMRASVLDRGVRTDGRSLDEVRPVSAEAGILPRVHGSSLFTRGETQVLAALTLGSSSDEQKIDALEGESWKSYMLHYNFPPFSVGEVRPIRGPGRREIGHGMLAERSIEPVIPTEDVFPYTVRIVADVLESNGSSSMATVCSGSLALMDAGVPVKAAVAGVAMGLIKEGDRYAILTDILGVEDHLGDMDFKVAGTKNGITGFQLDSKIGAIPTKLLSEALEKAKTARMHILAKMDEALATPRPELSQFAPRIVMLRVPQSKIGAIIGPGGRVIRGLQEETNTSIDIDDEGIVKVSGTDPAGVEEARQTIELMIKEPEVGEEYEGVVRSITDFGAFIEILPGRDGLCHISELEHGRVGSVEDVLKMGENVKVKVIGVEDNGKIRLSRRALLPKPKGGGSDSGGGSSSGGGSRGGGSRGGRSSDRRGGRGGRSRGRDKR